Proteins encoded by one window of Prevotella nigrescens:
- a CDS encoding HU family DNA-binding protein: MIEFEIKSKMQLIGKRKGQTVYFAQATAQQHLTSNMVIDRIVRETSLSAGDVSNAIISLSAVVRDALESGQSVDLADLGSFRIMVPSKMMDSEKEVTAESLKTPKIIFTPKAAMRAAANSVELRVIRKGGDKER; the protein is encoded by the coding sequence ATGATTGAATTTGAAATAAAGTCAAAGATGCAACTTATCGGTAAGCGCAAGGGACAGACGGTGTACTTCGCCCAAGCCACAGCACAACAACACCTGACAAGCAATATGGTGATAGACCGCATTGTGCGCGAGACATCGCTCTCGGCAGGCGACGTGAGCAACGCTATCATCAGTCTCAGTGCAGTCGTGCGCGATGCACTCGAATCGGGGCAGAGCGTAGACCTGGCAGACCTTGGCTCGTTCCGCATCATGGTACCATCGAAGATGATGGACAGCGAGAAGGAAGTAACAGCCGAAAGCCTGAAGACGCCCAAAATCATCTTCACGCCAAAGGCAGCCATGCGCGCCGCTGCCAACTCGGTGGAACTCCGCGTAATCAGGAAGGGAGGCGACAAGGAACGCTGA
- a CDS encoding DUF4595 domain-containing protein, whose amino-acid sequence MKKLSNFVWLLAIALGAAIALTACSKNSDGPDGGEDKGKVEVNPTKVFVNGMPKIVDGSVFTRDFKGRLSSIYNREENVLIAFAYTSSILGTKDVPNVVMTVTDADERTVYNLFLNKDGFVKYCDEIDYEKKGNTPKTTTWNFEYNSDGQLIKAVESKDGVKTSSTIAYNDGDAVETVTMSEKDGKETDHYRIYYTSKKVTLPIENRGCIMSFDVALGLDLDHLHGAYYAGMLGKATKHLPIYNMDKDNDKTTFDWILNGNGFPTKIVVKDDEGREESNIVW is encoded by the coding sequence ATGAAGAAATTATCTAATTTTGTGTGGCTCCTGGCGATAGCCTTAGGTGCTGCAATTGCATTAACAGCGTGTAGTAAAAACAGCGATGGTCCGGACGGAGGCGAAGACAAAGGTAAAGTAGAGGTAAACCCTACAAAGGTCTTTGTCAATGGTATGCCTAAAATAGTTGACGGCAGCGTCTTCACACGGGATTTCAAGGGGCGGTTGTCTTCCATATACAACAGAGAGGAGAATGTCTTAATTGCATTTGCCTACACCAGCAGCATCTTAGGTACCAAAGATGTGCCTAACGTGGTGATGACAGTAACCGATGCCGATGAAAGAACCGTGTACAACTTGTTCCTGAACAAAGATGGATTCGTGAAATACTGCGACGAAATCGACTACGAAAAAAAGGGCAATACTCCCAAGACGACAACATGGAACTTTGAGTACAATTCTGACGGACAGCTCATTAAGGCAGTGGAGTCAAAAGATGGCGTTAAGACATCGTCTACCATTGCTTACAATGACGGCGACGCCGTAGAAACAGTAACCATGTCGGAAAAGGACGGCAAGGAGACAGACCATTACAGGATTTACTATACTTCTAAAAAGGTAACTCTGCCTATCGAAAACAGAGGTTGCATAATGTCTTTCGACGTAGCTTTGGGGTTAGACCTGGACCATTTGCATGGTGCCTACTATGCAGGAATGTTGGGAAAAGCTACCAAGCATCTGCCAATATACAATATGGATAAAGACAACGACAAGACTACTTTCGATTGGATCCTCAACGGCAACGGATTCCCAACCAAGATTGTGGTTAAGGACGATGAAGGAAGAGAAGAATCAAACATTGTCTGGTAG
- the yajC gene encoding preprotein translocase subunit YajC, which translates to MNTAILLAAQAAGKQGSAMPMIVMMLFIGVIMWFFMIRPQQKKQKQIRAFQNALKEGDSVVTGGGIFGKVKRIDINSNKIEVEIARGVVITVDKGYVFADAEAMRMGQNK; encoded by the coding sequence ATGAATACAGCTATTTTACTCGCTGCTCAAGCTGCAGGCAAGCAAGGAAGTGCAATGCCGATGATTGTTATGATGCTTTTTATCGGAGTTATTATGTGGTTTTTTATGATTCGTCCACAACAGAAAAAGCAAAAACAAATTCGCGCGTTCCAAAACGCACTTAAAGAAGGAGACTCTGTTGTTACAGGTGGTGGAATCTTTGGCAAGGTGAAGCGTATAGATATTAACTCTAATAAAATTGAAGTGGAAATTGCACGTGGCGTGGTTATCACTGTAGATAAAGGCTATGTGTTTGCCGATGCAGAGGCTATGCGTATGGGGCAGAATAAGTAA
- the pth gene encoding aminoacyl-tRNA hydrolase: MDKFLICGLGNPGREYEGTRHNTGFMVLDAFAKASNIVFEDKRYGFIAETTLKGRKIILLKPTTFMNLSGNAVRYWLNNEKIDENRLLVVSDELALPLGAFRLKANGSNGGHNGLGHIQQLIGQNYARLRMGIGNDYPKGGQVDWVLGKYTEADMKILQPSIDLAVDIIKSFVLAGINITMNQYNKLGKK, from the coding sequence TTGGACAAGTTTCTAATATGTGGCTTGGGAAACCCCGGGCGTGAGTACGAGGGAACTCGCCACAACACAGGATTTATGGTATTGGACGCCTTTGCCAAGGCGTCCAATATTGTTTTTGAGGATAAGCGTTACGGTTTTATTGCAGAAACTACCCTCAAAGGGCGCAAGATAATATTACTGAAGCCAACCACATTCATGAACTTATCGGGCAATGCCGTGCGCTATTGGCTCAACAACGAGAAGATAGACGAAAACCGCTTGCTTGTCGTATCCGACGAACTTGCCCTGCCGTTAGGTGCTTTTCGCCTGAAAGCGAATGGATCTAATGGCGGTCATAACGGTCTGGGGCACATTCAGCAGCTAATTGGTCAGAATTATGCGCGCCTCCGTATGGGTATCGGAAACGATTATCCCAAAGGAGGTCAGGTTGATTGGGTATTAGGAAAGTACACCGAAGCCGACATGAAAATACTTCAACCCAGCATAGACCTCGCTGTGGACATCATTAAAAGTTTCGTTCTCGCTGGTATCAACATCACAATGAACCAATACAACAAGTTAGGAAAAAAGTAA
- the nusB gene encoding transcription antitermination factor NusB has translation MVNRDLIRIKVVQLTYAYYQNGERNIDKAEKELLFSLSKAYGLYNYLLSLIVSITQEERRRVEILTNRARREGTEVPSDRFAYNKFAVQLEENKQLNLFIDGQKYRWEDDMETVRKLCDQIEESTIYKEYMVSDDVSYDADREIWRKIYRTLIQGNEDLDAVLEEKSLYWNDDKEIVDTFVIKTIKRFDPVNKANQELLPEFKDEEDREFAVKLFRATILNADVYQRYMSDTSRNWDFSRLAYMDVVIMQIAIAEMLTFPNIPLSVTINEYVELAKLYSTSRSGGYINGMLDAIARYLIDTGKLLKQIPGHRQQRRNNDRWERNNNSRNEDNMRNDYQEGQFPQGEHDKDQ, from the coding sequence ATGGTAAATAGAGATTTAATAAGAATAAAGGTCGTTCAGCTAACCTACGCTTACTATCAAAATGGAGAACGTAATATTGATAAAGCTGAGAAGGAACTGCTTTTCAGTCTGTCAAAGGCGTATGGACTTTATAATTATCTGTTATCTCTCATTGTTTCAATTACACAGGAAGAGCGCCGTCGTGTAGAAATATTGACGAATAGAGCACGACGCGAAGGTACAGAAGTTCCTTCTGACCGTTTTGCTTACAATAAGTTTGCTGTACAACTTGAAGAGAACAAACAACTAAATTTGTTTATTGATGGACAGAAATATCGTTGGGAAGACGATATGGAGACCGTAAGAAAACTTTGCGACCAAATAGAAGAAAGCACTATATACAAGGAATACATGGTAAGCGATGATGTCTCTTACGATGCCGACAGAGAGATATGGCGGAAGATATATCGTACACTTATACAGGGGAATGAGGACTTAGATGCTGTCCTCGAAGAAAAAAGCCTGTATTGGAACGATGATAAAGAAATTGTAGACACATTCGTTATTAAGACCATCAAACGTTTTGATCCTGTAAATAAAGCTAATCAGGAATTGCTGCCAGAGTTTAAAGATGAAGAGGATAGAGAATTCGCTGTAAAGCTTTTCCGTGCTACGATATTGAATGCTGATGTCTATCAGCGATATATGAGCGACACTAGTAGGAATTGGGACTTCTCACGTTTAGCCTATATGGACGTTGTTATTATGCAAATCGCCATTGCCGAAATGCTTACCTTTCCAAACATTCCACTCTCGGTTACTATAAATGAGTATGTAGAGCTTGCAAAGCTTTATAGTACTTCACGAAGCGGCGGCTACATCAACGGAATGCTCGATGCTATTGCACGTTATCTTATTGATACGGGTAAGTTATTGAAACAGATACCTGGACATAGACAACAACGTCGAAATAACGATCGGTGGGAGCGGAATAATAATTCTCGGAACGAAGACAATATGCGAAACGATTACCAGGAAGGACAGTTCCCACAAGGTGAGCATGATAAAGACCAATAA
- a CDS encoding mechanosensitive ion channel family protein, with protein sequence MHTISRFIEHALLSLNVEHTTAYVIRHALLVIIVFLLAFLAGFLCRKVLVPLVTKLTSKTSLEWDSVLFDKTVLYTACSIVPAVVIWELLPKVFFQYPFVEDALLRLTAVYIAINSTRLVLQIVDRLRDLRQSEGSAGSQYLRSFLGVLRIIVIFIAVIVVISILLNKNPMSLFAGLGATSAVLMLVFKDTIEGLVAGIRLTSNEMVHVGDWITVPGTPVDGNVVDITLTTVKVRQFDNTYTTVSPLTLVNGSFKNWQGMTDSGMRQVVKRIYFDVHSIRLLNSETRQNLTDKNMVAPEETEGEVVNIGLFRHYIEAYLRKRDDVSKSATLLVRQLEATQSGVPIELYFFIGTTDWVSYEQKTSDILEHIYAYANEFGLQIYEGLPVANT encoded by the coding sequence ATGCATACCATCAGCAGATTTATAGAGCACGCATTGCTTTCGCTCAACGTAGAGCACACCACTGCCTACGTCATACGCCACGCGTTGTTAGTAATCATCGTTTTCCTCCTTGCGTTCCTTGCGGGCTTCCTTTGCCGCAAGGTGCTTGTGCCCTTGGTAACAAAGCTCACCTCGAAGACAAGTCTCGAGTGGGACTCCGTACTGTTCGACAAGACCGTCCTGTACACGGCCTGCAGCATTGTCCCTGCCGTAGTCATCTGGGAACTGCTGCCCAAGGTGTTCTTCCAGTATCCCTTTGTGGAAGACGCCCTGCTGCGGCTGACGGCTGTCTATATAGCCATCAACTCCACCCGTCTGGTCCTTCAGATTGTAGACCGCCTTCGCGACCTGCGACAGTCAGAAGGCAGTGCTGGCAGCCAGTACCTCCGTTCGTTTCTGGGCGTGCTCCGCATCATCGTCATTTTCATAGCCGTCATCGTGGTAATCAGCATCTTGCTCAACAAGAACCCCATGTCGCTGTTCGCAGGTCTGGGTGCAACGTCAGCCGTTCTGATGCTGGTATTCAAGGACACCATAGAGGGGCTCGTGGCCGGCATACGCCTTACGAGCAACGAGATGGTGCACGTGGGCGACTGGATTACCGTGCCCGGCACACCCGTTGACGGAAACGTGGTGGACATTACCCTTACAACGGTGAAGGTGCGGCAGTTCGACAACACCTATACTACCGTCTCGCCCCTCACCTTGGTAAATGGCTCGTTCAAGAACTGGCAGGGAATGACGGACAGCGGCATGCGACAGGTAGTCAAGAGAATATACTTCGACGTGCACAGCATCCGGCTCCTCAACAGTGAGACAAGGCAGAACCTGACCGACAAGAACATGGTCGCGCCGGAAGAAACGGAGGGCGAAGTGGTGAACATCGGACTCTTCCGCCACTACATAGAAGCCTACCTGAGGAAGCGCGACGACGTAAGCAAGTCGGCAACTCTCCTTGTCCGCCAGCTGGAAGCCACGCAAAGCGGCGTGCCCATAGAGCTATACTTCTTCATCGGTACTACCGACTGGGTGAGCTACGAGCAGAAGACGTCCGACATTCTCGAGCACATCTATGCCTATGCCAACGAGTTCGGACTACAGATATACGAGGGACTTCCAGTTGCAAACACATAA
- the purN gene encoding phosphoribosylglycinamide formyltransferase: protein MVNIAIFVSGSGSNCENIIQYFQHNKQVHIALVVSNRSDAYALVRAKKLNVPTAVLPKADFNNKDKVLKLMADYRIDFIVLAGFLLMIPDWLISVYQRRMINLHPALLPKFGGMGMYGHHVHEAVRKANETETGMTVHWVSTVCDGGEIIAQFRTPITPDDTPDDIAGKEHILEMEHFPRVIETILKQEKLIQ, encoded by the coding sequence ATGGTGAACATTGCAATCTTTGTATCAGGTAGTGGCAGTAATTGCGAAAACATTATTCAGTATTTCCAGCACAACAAACAAGTTCATATTGCCTTAGTGGTCAGCAATCGTTCCGATGCGTATGCACTCGTACGTGCCAAGAAGCTGAATGTACCAACGGCTGTATTGCCGAAAGCCGACTTTAACAACAAGGACAAAGTGTTGAAGCTTATGGCAGACTATCGAATAGACTTCATTGTTCTGGCTGGATTTCTGCTGATGATACCCGACTGGCTCATTTCCGTCTATCAACGTCGCATGATAAACCTACACCCTGCCCTCCTGCCTAAGTTTGGCGGCATGGGCATGTACGGACATCATGTACATGAAGCTGTGCGAAAGGCAAACGAAACCGAGACCGGAATGACCGTCCACTGGGTAAGCACCGTGTGCGATGGTGGCGAAATCATTGCGCAGTTCCGTACTCCCATTACACCCGACGATACACCCGACGATATTGCCGGCAAGGAACACATCTTGGAAATGGAGCATTTCCCTCGTGTCATCGAAACAATCTTAAAGCAAGAGAAACTTATTCAATAA
- a CDS encoding PH domain-containing protein, whose amino-acid sequence MTRTFNHRVMPLEWCAILLFLMGTLYGFWHRSNPALVVLGVLFLVLTTTALDRALHTTYVVADKRLTVKQGRVSKTKYIDIAEIANISELPLAFHLGSYILIELKNGKVMSLQPDNCRAFIATIHNLL is encoded by the coding sequence ATGACAAGAACATTTAATCATCGTGTGATGCCGTTAGAGTGGTGTGCCATTCTGTTATTCCTGATGGGTACGCTCTACGGATTTTGGCATCGCAGCAATCCAGCCTTGGTGGTTCTGGGAGTACTCTTCCTTGTACTTACAACCACTGCCTTAGACCGCGCATTGCACACCACCTATGTTGTGGCGGACAAACGTCTGACTGTAAAACAGGGCAGAGTGTCCAAGACCAAGTACATAGACATTGCAGAGATTGCCAACATAAGCGAACTTCCCCTGGCTTTCCATCTCGGCAGCTATATATTGATAGAACTAAAGAACGGCAAGGTGATGAGCTTGCAACCCGACAATTGCAGAGCCTTCATTGCCACAATACACAATTTGTTATGA
- a CDS encoding 50S ribosomal protein L25/general stress protein Ctc, whose translation MKQILISGKKREATGKKASKELRKEGMIPCNLYGEATADGKPVALSFASPMSEIRKLVYTPHIYLVELNIDGKNHAAVMKEIQFHPTTDAVLHIDFYEVNETKPIVMGVPVKYVGLAQGVRDGGRMNKSIRKINVKAPYAQIPETLDINVTNLRIGKSIKVGDLSFEGLELVTPKDVVVCSIKNTRNAIASASTDEEEEASESAE comes from the coding sequence ATGAAACAGATTCTTATTTCAGGTAAGAAACGTGAAGCTACAGGCAAAAAAGCTTCAAAGGAACTTCGTAAGGAAGGAATGATTCCATGTAATCTTTATGGTGAGGCTACTGCAGACGGCAAGCCAGTCGCTTTGTCTTTTGCGTCTCCGATGTCAGAGATTCGCAAGTTGGTTTATACCCCTCACATCTACCTTGTGGAGTTGAACATCGATGGTAAGAACCATGCAGCTGTCATGAAGGAGATACAGTTCCACCCAACAACTGATGCCGTCTTGCATATCGATTTCTATGAAGTAAATGAGACTAAGCCAATTGTTATGGGGGTTCCTGTTAAGTATGTAGGTCTTGCACAAGGTGTTCGCGATGGTGGTCGTATGAACAAGTCTATCCGCAAGATCAATGTTAAGGCTCCATACGCACAAATTCCGGAAACTCTTGATATCAACGTTACTAATCTTCGTATTGGCAAGAGCATCAAGGTTGGCGATTTGAGCTTCGAAGGTCTTGAACTTGTAACGCCTAAAGACGTAGTCGTTTGTTCAATTAAGAATACACGTAATGCCATTGCTTCTGCATCTACCGACGAGGAAGAAGAAGCAAGCGAATCAGCTGAATAA
- the dacB gene encoding D-alanyl-D-alanine carboxypeptidase/D-alanyl-D-alanine-endopeptidase — translation MKLKHLQLLMLGALLALPLQAQVHIDSTEVARILQGVPPKTPTICNEQPNDSDDEGEDTILPFQEDNGLSWQENITTRLNSILQADIASTMQVGLMVWDLTDDKLLYASNERVHLRPASTMKCVTAIAALYRLGPNYNYRTDIYHTGSIDDSTHVLNGDIYCVGGMDPLVSNTDITAIAQAIKALNITRINGNIYADLSFKDRDELGSGWCWDDKNPKLVPLLLGSHDNFVGTLYRRLRETGVEPGGVMGERTLPADGTTLITTCTHSIGEVMDTMMKKSNNLYAESMFYQLAAANGGRWNSARQARREVNALIRKLGLSPSDYNIADGSGLSLYNYVSAELEVQLLRFAYSQPDIYNTLLPALPVAGMDGTLRKRMRGTPAQGNVHAKTGTVFGVSSLAGYLTASNGHRLCFSIIVNGGMRQRPMRNLQNKVCVALSQ, via the coding sequence ATGAAACTGAAACACTTACAGCTCCTGATGCTTGGTGCGCTGCTGGCACTCCCGCTGCAGGCGCAAGTGCACATAGACAGCACAGAAGTGGCGCGCATATTGCAAGGTGTGCCGCCCAAGACGCCCACTATCTGCAACGAGCAGCCTAACGACAGCGACGACGAAGGAGAAGACACGATACTCCCCTTTCAAGAAGACAATGGCCTGTCGTGGCAAGAGAACATTACGACACGCCTGAACAGCATATTGCAGGCAGACATTGCGTCTACCATGCAGGTGGGACTGATGGTATGGGACCTGACCGACGACAAACTGCTCTACGCCTCCAACGAACGAGTGCACCTGCGACCAGCCTCAACCATGAAGTGCGTAACGGCAATTGCAGCCCTCTACCGATTAGGACCGAACTACAACTACCGCACAGACATATACCATACGGGCAGCATAGACGACTCTACCCACGTGCTCAATGGCGACATCTACTGCGTCGGGGGCATGGACCCGCTGGTTTCCAACACCGACATCACAGCCATTGCGCAGGCCATAAAAGCCCTGAACATAACCAGGATAAATGGCAACATCTACGCCGACCTGTCGTTTAAGGACAGAGACGAATTAGGCAGCGGCTGGTGCTGGGACGACAAGAACCCCAAGCTCGTCCCGCTGCTTCTGGGCAGCCACGACAACTTTGTCGGCACGCTCTACCGCCGGCTGCGCGAGACAGGCGTAGAACCCGGTGGAGTGATGGGCGAACGCACACTGCCTGCCGACGGCACGACGCTCATAACTACTTGCACACACAGCATCGGCGAGGTGATGGACACCATGATGAAGAAGAGCAACAACCTCTATGCCGAGTCGATGTTCTACCAGCTGGCAGCCGCCAACGGAGGCAGATGGAACTCGGCAAGGCAGGCACGCAGAGAGGTGAACGCACTGATACGCAAGTTGGGCTTGTCGCCGTCGGACTACAACATAGCCGACGGCTCCGGGCTTTCGCTCTACAACTATGTCAGTGCCGAGCTCGAAGTGCAGCTGCTGCGCTTCGCCTACAGCCAGCCAGACATTTACAACACCCTGCTGCCTGCACTGCCCGTTGCAGGCATGGACGGCACGCTGAGAAAGCGCATGCGTGGCACGCCCGCACAGGGCAACGTGCATGCGAAGACGGGCACGGTGTTTGGCGTAAGCTCGCTGGCAGGCTACCTTACAGCATCTAACGGGCACAGGCTCTGCTTCTCCATCATCGTAAATGGCGGCATGCGCCAGAGACCAATGCGCAACTTGCAGAACAAGGTGTGCGTGGCACTGAGCCAGTGA
- a CDS encoding lipocalin family protein encodes MRRRILLDYLMSMLPVGSMLLVGCAGLSKKGGAANDDTLSVMGRWTTEMPADSAAEMGIELKADGVAASVNMPTLPYDRWQKVNDSTVAIHGTSIFDGERTELTDTFHIDKEKQTLNQQGTDIVYKRAN; translated from the coding sequence ATGCGACGAAGAATATTGCTTGATTATCTAATGTCCATGCTTCCTGTAGGCTCCATGTTGCTTGTAGGTTGCGCAGGGTTATCCAAGAAAGGCGGTGCAGCAAATGACGATACCCTTAGTGTGATGGGTCGCTGGACTACCGAGATGCCTGCTGACTCGGCAGCAGAGATGGGCATCGAGCTGAAGGCAGACGGCGTGGCAGCCTCTGTCAATATGCCGACCTTGCCTTACGACCGTTGGCAAAAGGTGAACGACAGCACCGTTGCCATTCACGGAACAAGTATCTTCGATGGCGAGAGGACAGAACTTACCGACACTTTCCACATAGACAAGGAAAAGCAGACACTTAATCAACAAGGTACCGATATAGTGTATAAGCGTGCAAATTAA
- a CDS encoding RNA-binding S4 domain-containing protein, giving the protein MTDVARIDKWLWAARIFKTRSIAADACKNGRVTIKGINVKPSHTIKAGEVISVKKPPITYSFEVLQTIEKRVGAKLVSEVYKNVTDAKQYELLEMSRISGFVDRARGTGRPTKKDRRKLDAFVDPALFGFDDFDDEEE; this is encoded by the coding sequence ATGACAGACGTTGCAAGAATAGACAAATGGCTTTGGGCTGCACGTATTTTCAAGACAAGAAGCATAGCTGCTGACGCATGCAAGAACGGGCGCGTTACCATTAAAGGCATTAATGTGAAGCCGTCGCACACCATTAAGGCAGGCGAAGTGATAAGCGTCAAGAAACCTCCTATTACTTATTCGTTCGAGGTTTTGCAGACTATCGAGAAACGCGTCGGGGCTAAGTTGGTGTCCGAAGTATATAAGAACGTTACCGATGCCAAGCAATACGAACTTTTAGAGATGAGCCGCATCAGTGGTTTCGTAGACCGTGCACGTGGCACCGGTCGTCCCACCAAGAAAGACAGGCGGAAGCTCGATGCTTTTGTAGACCCTGCACTCTTCGGCTTCGATGACTTCGACGACGAGGAAGAGTAA